In one window of Flavobacterium ginsengisoli DNA:
- a CDS encoding LysM peptidoglycan-binding domain-containing protein: MSLQDKYKEVTDLASELGIENLQVREQDNVLYIDGKAKSAADKEKLWNAYNTIDPDFRSADLVMNIEVEEGVSREYTVEAGDSLSKIGKAYGVSWQDIFEANKDIISNPDLIKPGWKLKIPTT, encoded by the coding sequence ATGAGTTTACAAGATAAATATAAAGAGGTCACAGATTTGGCATCCGAATTAGGAATCGAAAATTTGCAGGTAAGAGAGCAGGATAATGTGCTTTATATTGACGGAAAAGCAAAATCTGCAGCAGATAAGGAAAAGCTTTGGAATGCTTATAATACTATTGATCCTGATTTTAGATCGGCCGATTTAGTTATGAATATCGAGGTTGAAGAAGGCGTTTCAAGAGAATATACAGTTGAAGCGGGAGATTCTCTTTCGAAGATTGGAAAAGCATACGGAGTTTCTTGGCAGGATATTTTTGAAGCGAATAAAGATATTATTTCGAATCCGGATTTAATTAAGCCAGGATGGAAATTAAAAATACCGACAACATAA
- a CDS encoding type II toxin-antitoxin system ParD family antitoxin: MGRNTSISLGNHFENFIENSLSEGRYKNASEVVRAGLRLLEEEESKLIVLKKAIQDGANSGRAENFDPKEQLKSLKAKRKNG; the protein is encoded by the coding sequence ATGGGAAGAAATACCTCTATATCGCTTGGAAACCATTTTGAAAACTTCATAGAAAACAGTCTTTCAGAGGGAAGATATAAGAATGCTAGTGAAGTTGTTAGGGCAGGATTAAGACTTTTGGAAGAAGAAGAAAGTAAATTAATTGTTTTAAAAAAAGCAATTCAGGATGGAGCTAATAGTGGACGTGCTGAAAATTTTGATCCTAAAGAACAATTGAAAAGTTTAAAGGCAAAAAGAAAAAATGGCTAA
- a CDS encoding Ppx/GppA phosphatase family protein → MINIRKFAAIDIGSNAMRLLIANVVEQEGKEPQFNKSSLVRVPIRLGQDAFTVGEISQENIDRMVDAMKAFNLLMKVHKVERYMAFATSAMREAYNAKEVVALIKKKADIKIEIIDGKKEAAIIASTDLHHLIKSDETYLFVDVGGGSTEFTLFSDGKMITSRSFKAGTVRLLNNMVHDVVWDEIEKWIKTNTADYDEVTLIGSGGNINKLFKMSGKQQEKPLSYIYVNSQYAFLNSLTYEQRIAELGLNSDRADVIIHATRIYLNAMKWSGARQIYVPKIGLSDGIVKAMYYGKI, encoded by the coding sequence ATGATTAACATTAGGAAGTTTGCGGCGATAGACATCGGTTCGAATGCCATGAGGCTTTTGATCGCTAACGTTGTGGAGCAAGAAGGAAAAGAACCGCAGTTTAATAAAAGTTCCCTTGTTCGTGTGCCAATTCGTTTAGGGCAAGATGCCTTTACGGTTGGAGAAATTTCACAAGAAAATATAGATCGAATGGTTGATGCCATGAAAGCATTTAATCTTTTGATGAAAGTACATAAAGTAGAGCGTTATATGGCATTTGCAACTTCTGCAATGCGTGAAGCATATAATGCAAAAGAAGTCGTGGCTTTGATTAAGAAAAAAGCAGACATAAAGATTGAAATTATTGACGGTAAAAAAGAAGCGGCAATTATTGCTTCAACAGATTTGCATCATTTAATTAAATCTGACGAAACGTATCTTTTTGTTGATGTTGGAGGTGGAAGTACTGAGTTTACTTTGTTCTCTGACGGAAAAATGATTACTTCAAGATCGTTTAAAGCAGGAACAGTACGTTTGCTGAATAATATGGTGCATGATGTTGTTTGGGATGAAATCGAAAAATGGATTAAAACCAACACGGCAGATTATGATGAAGTAACGTTGATAGGTTCTGGAGGAAATATCAATAAGTTGTTTAAAATGTCTGGCAAACAACAGGAAAAACCACTTTCGTACATTTATGTTAACTCTCAGTATGCTTTCTTAAATTCGTTGACATACGAACAAAGAATTGCTGAATTGGGACTAAACTCTGATCGTGCCGACGTAATTATCCACGCAACTCGTATTTACCTGAATGCAATGAAATGGAGCGGCGCCCGCCAGATTTATGTTCCTAAAATCGGACTTTCTGATGGTATCGTAAAAGCAATGTATTACGGTAAAATTTAA
- a CDS encoding SprB repeat-containing protein, which produces MKNFTFKINLQILLSLVLSTLCINIYAGEGSKQTTPDVNHRASLCINNDEYGNFARYGSTNEQRLYIRIQNPNSEKVYLGFTRARRTAPDNSNEIDSKFRIMKPDGTVAFASYNLTSITANITGTEAQRLSRAQNGPNGVDGVTTAGYVPIVFDPTGMPAGDYWIEFESNSSNYSELYYNYYDITVANNSTKNSIPGRLYSKRWAFAMNNVTTDFTGAFYVFAPDNGSTTGATTQNGFVNKINFNGAGFRPWYFNVAFNNTGPGNSGNAANDQKSVYNASDATKMSPKYEVFLNDPDINVWKNGTYNGNIVINGITNCGIGESNINISVFKSGTIEILLDFNGGDGIYTPGTKDVLTTQTVTASGAPPYAVSVPWNGKDGLGNTIAQGTNIPIVVTFGQAAFHFPIYDVEENQYGFSCTTVRPAAPSGYVLKFYWDDSAITYTGGTFDAKVNLTGCTPNSTPPSNCHRWNGFNSNNNGSPQYGNLNTINTWWYANRDFVTSTIVLPPFYTVALNTKTNVKCFGGNDGTIQIKATNGTAPYTYYINGGTTPNTLQNLTAGTYDIKVVDANGCSANVNGVVITQPLAALALADFF; this is translated from the coding sequence ATGAAAAACTTTACATTTAAGATCAATTTACAAATTCTTTTAAGCCTTGTATTGAGCACTTTATGCATCAATATTTATGCTGGCGAAGGTTCTAAGCAAACAACTCCAGATGTTAATCATAGAGCTTCTCTTTGCATAAATAATGATGAATACGGAAATTTTGCCCGATATGGTTCAACCAATGAACAAAGGCTTTACATTAGAATTCAAAATCCAAATAGCGAAAAGGTGTACTTAGGTTTTACTAGAGCCAGAAGAACTGCACCAGATAACAGCAACGAAATAGATTCTAAATTCAGAATTATGAAACCTGACGGTACGGTTGCTTTTGCTAGTTATAATTTGACCAGTATTACAGCAAACATAACAGGTACTGAAGCTCAACGCCTTTCAAGAGCCCAAAATGGTCCGAATGGAGTCGATGGAGTTACTACTGCTGGTTATGTTCCTATTGTATTTGATCCAACAGGTATGCCTGCTGGTGATTACTGGATTGAATTTGAAAGCAACAGTTCAAACTACTCTGAACTTTATTATAATTATTATGATATAACTGTAGCTAACAACAGTACTAAAAATTCAATTCCAGGTCGTCTTTATTCAAAACGTTGGGCTTTTGCCATGAACAATGTTACCACCGATTTTACAGGAGCTTTCTATGTTTTTGCTCCCGACAATGGCTCTACAACTGGAGCTACTACTCAAAATGGTTTTGTTAATAAAATCAATTTCAATGGTGCAGGTTTTAGACCATGGTACTTCAATGTTGCTTTTAACAATACAGGTCCGGGAAATTCAGGAAATGCTGCAAATGATCAAAAAAGCGTTTACAATGCTTCTGATGCCACAAAAATGAGTCCGAAGTATGAGGTTTTCTTAAACGATCCTGATATTAATGTCTGGAAAAACGGAACTTACAACGGCAACATAGTCATTAACGGAATCACAAACTGTGGTATTGGTGAAAGTAATATCAATATCAGCGTTTTTAAAAGCGGAACAATTGAAATACTTCTTGATTTTAATGGCGGAGACGGAATTTATACTCCAGGAACCAAAGATGTCTTGACAACTCAAACTGTTACTGCATCAGGCGCTCCTCCTTATGCCGTAAGTGTTCCTTGGAACGGAAAAGATGGTTTGGGAAACACTATCGCACAAGGAACAAATATACCTATTGTCGTTACATTTGGGCAGGCTGCATTCCATTTCCCAATATATGATGTAGAAGAAAATCAATATGGTTTTTCATGCACAACTGTAAGACCAGCAGCTCCATCAGGATACGTTTTAAAGTTTTACTGGGATGACAGCGCCATTACTTATACTGGCGGTACTTTTGATGCCAAAGTAAACCTAACAGGTTGTACACCTAACAGTACTCCTCCTAGTAATTGCCACAGATGGAATGGTTTTAATTCTAACAATAATGGTTCTCCACAATATGGTAATTTAAATACGATAAATACTTGGTGGTATGCCAATCGAGATTTTGTAACATCAACTATTGTTTTACCTCCATTTTACACGGTTGCATTAAATACAAAAACTAATGTAAAATGTTTTGGAGGCAATGATGGTACTATTCAGATAAAAGCTACCAACGGAACCGCTCCATATACGTATTACATAAACGGCGGTACGACTCCAAATACTTTACAAAATTTAACAGCAGGAACTTATGACATTAAAGTTGTTGATGCAAATGGTTGTTCTGCAAATGTTAATGGTGTTGTAATTACACAACCTTTAGCAGCTCTCGCTTTGGCAGACTTCTTCTAA
- a CDS encoding Crp/Fnr family transcriptional regulator codes for MKSVFQSIQNFSAGELSHLDDLITFRTLKKGELLLTENQICNEIVFIEKGILRSFFVNHKGDEITNCFAFENEFMASFASFITEEKAEENIQALTDTKLQVLNRKALEKLYKLGFNWQETGRKLTEIEFVNLHKRMISFQKLSGAERYRELYQNHQKYIQLIPLQYLASYLGITPRHLSRIRKAVL; via the coding sequence ATGAAATCTGTTTTTCAGTCCATTCAGAATTTTTCTGCTGGTGAATTAAGTCATTTAGATGATTTGATTACATTTCGAACATTGAAAAAAGGAGAGCTTTTATTGACTGAAAATCAGATTTGCAACGAAATAGTTTTTATCGAAAAAGGAATTCTCCGTTCCTTTTTTGTTAATCATAAAGGTGACGAAATCACCAATTGTTTTGCTTTTGAAAATGAATTCATGGCGTCTTTTGCGAGTTTCATAACAGAAGAAAAAGCAGAAGAAAATATTCAGGCTTTAACCGATACAAAACTTCAAGTCTTAAATAGAAAAGCTCTTGAAAAACTATATAAATTAGGGTTCAATTGGCAGGAAACAGGACGGAAATTGACCGAAATAGAATTTGTAAATCTGCATAAAAGAATGATTTCCTTTCAAAAGTTGTCAGGCGCAGAACGTTACAGAGAATTGTATCAGAATCATCAAAAATACATTCAGTTAATTCCATTGCAATATTTGGCTTCTTACTTAGGAATTACACCAAGACATTTAAGCCGAATTAGAAAAGCGGTTTTATAG
- a CDS encoding SixA phosphatase family protein translates to MKNLILIRHAKSSWEAPLKDFDRPLMKRGILDAHDVSLNISEYLPKTYIIWSSTAARASETALIFAQNISYPIESIVYKDELYTFDDKQLEKVIKSCDNSFESVILFGHNEAITNFVNKFGDVFIENVPTSGFVSLQFDAESWDTIHKGKTHKTIFPKDLK, encoded by the coding sequence ATGAAAAATCTCATATTAATTCGTCATGCCAAATCTAGCTGGGAAGCACCACTAAAAGATTTTGATCGTCCTTTAATGAAAAGAGGAATTTTAGATGCGCACGACGTTTCATTAAATATTTCAGAGTATCTTCCTAAAACGTATATTATTTGGAGTAGCACTGCTGCGAGGGCTTCAGAAACAGCATTGATTTTTGCTCAAAATATTTCATACCCTATAGAAAGCATTGTTTACAAAGACGAGTTATATACTTTTGACGATAAACAACTCGAAAAAGTTATTAAATCGTGTGATAATAGTTTTGAAAGCGTTATTCTTTTCGGACATAACGAGGCTATTACAAATTTTGTTAATAAATTTGGGGATGTTTTTATAGAAAATGTTCCAACTTCAGGCTTTGTGTCATTACAATTTGATGCAGAAAGCTGGGACACTATCCATAAGGGCAAAACACATAAAACTATTTTCCCCAAAGATTTAAAATAA
- a CDS encoding NAD(P)H-dependent oxidoreductase, protein MKKILIINGHPNAESFNFGIAEAYKNGAITSGAQVEIITIANLNFNPNLQFGYQKRTDLEPDLLESWEKIKKVDHLVWIHPVWWGGLPAITKGFIDRLFLPGMAFQYRENSVWWDKLLKGKTAHIITTLDQPSWYYRLVYGRPSVNQLKKSTLEFCGIKPVKVSYVGIVKGSNEEQRKKWLEKVYTFGLKNK, encoded by the coding sequence ATGAAAAAAATACTGATTATAAACGGACATCCAAATGCTGAAAGCTTTAATTTCGGAATTGCTGAAGCGTATAAAAATGGAGCGATCACTTCTGGCGCTCAAGTAGAAATTATAACGATTGCCAATTTAAACTTCAATCCCAATCTTCAGTTTGGTTACCAAAAACGAACGGATTTAGAACCTGATTTATTAGAATCGTGGGAGAAAATAAAAAAAGTCGATCATTTGGTTTGGATTCATCCTGTTTGGTGGGGTGGACTTCCAGCGATAACAAAAGGTTTTATTGATCGATTATTTTTACCAGGAATGGCTTTCCAATACCGTGAAAATTCTGTTTGGTGGGATAAATTACTGAAGGGAAAAACGGCTCATATCATTACAACTCTAGATCAGCCAAGTTGGTATTATAGATTGGTTTACGGTAGACCAAGCGTTAACCAGTTAAAGAAATCGACTTTGGAATTTTGCGGAATAAAACCTGTGAAAGTAAGTTATGTCGGAATTGTAAAAGGTTCTAATGAAGAGCAAAGAAAAAAATGGCTTGAAAAAGTTTACACTTTCGGACTCAAGAACAAATAA
- a CDS encoding BON domain-containing protein, translated as MKIRSILLGMSFTVFLVSCKPSDADIEKAISEKLNDPDIQVVVHEGVATITGVCDDEMFKKNIGKSVKATKGVKSVVNTCEIEQANQEPAAATVVINSDTDLDKSVSKVVDAYDGVSATVVGGIVTLSGEIKRDKLRPLMQSIQELHPKKVDNKLIIK; from the coding sequence ATGAAAATTAGATCAATTTTATTAGGAATGAGTTTCACTGTTTTTTTGGTGTCTTGTAAACCCAGTGATGCCGATATTGAAAAAGCAATCAGTGAAAAATTAAATGATCCAGATATTCAAGTTGTAGTGCATGAAGGAGTGGCTACGATTACAGGTGTTTGTGATGATGAAATGTTCAAAAAAAATATTGGAAAAAGTGTAAAAGCAACCAAAGGTGTTAAATCTGTAGTTAATACTTGTGAAATAGAACAAGCCAATCAGGAACCTGCTGCAGCTACTGTTGTAATTAATTCAGATACTGATTTAGACAAATCGGTTAGTAAAGTTGTAGACGCTTACGATGGTGTCAGTGCAACTGTTGTTGGCGGTATTGTTACACTTTCGGGTGAAATTAAAAGAGACAAATTGCGACCTTTAATGCAAAGTATTCAGGAATTGCATCCTAAGAAAGTTGACAATAAATTAATCATTAAATAA
- a CDS encoding type II toxin-antitoxin system RelE/ParE family toxin, translated as MAKYYLTNKAVEDLADIWNYTFDEWSEKQADKYYWLLLDSCQEVAENPNLGKKYDNVTEKLLGYKSNEHILFYHIISKGEIEIIRILHGRMDLKSKF; from the coding sequence ATGGCTAAATATTATTTGACAAATAAAGCTGTTGAAGATTTAGCTGATATTTGGAATTATACTTTTGATGAATGGTCAGAAAAACAAGCTGATAAGTATTATTGGTTACTTTTAGATTCTTGTCAGGAAGTTGCTGAAAATCCAAATCTTGGAAAGAAATATGATAATGTTACAGAAAAATTATTGGGTTATAAATCTAATGAACACATTTTATTTTATCACATTATTTCAAAGGGAGAAATTGAAATTATAAGAATTCTTCATGGAAGAATGGATTTGAAAAGTAAATTTTGA
- a CDS encoding Fn3-like domain-containing protein: MKTKSTLEKAVKFVSNCKIIFSQRKNIFQKNFFTSLLCLITTVLFAQSGSCGSEITIDGSNEQKFTGAETSFVLQIKNTGNATDTYQLSADNFSDFNENPDGSSSKSNVLFTNRLENKTITLAPGESKEFYIKLNPRDLSQLDQWNGTKIIATSSTCPQSISQTIVYTYVPPKKTKGVGFNDFILDFKKIADF; the protein is encoded by the coding sequence ATGAAAACTAAATCTACTCTTGAAAAAGCGGTGAAATTTGTAAGCAATTGTAAGATTATTTTTTCGCAAAGAAAAAATATCTTTCAAAAGAACTTTTTTACGTCGCTACTCTGCTTGATTACAACGGTTTTATTTGCTCAGTCTGGTTCGTGTGGTTCGGAAATCACTATTGATGGATCAAATGAGCAAAAATTTACAGGTGCAGAAACTTCCTTTGTGCTTCAAATTAAAAATACTGGAAACGCAACAGATACTTATCAATTATCTGCGGATAATTTTTCAGACTTCAATGAAAATCCAGATGGAAGCTCTTCAAAAAGTAATGTTTTATTCACTAATAGACTGGAAAACAAAACCATTACTCTTGCTCCAGGAGAAAGCAAAGAATTTTACATAAAGCTTAATCCAAGAGATCTTAGTCAGCTTGATCAATGGAATGGGACTAAAATCATTGCAACATCTTCTACTTGTCCTCAAAGCATAAGCCAAACTATTGTTTACACCTATGTCCCTCCAAAAAAAACAAAAGGGGTTGGGTTTAACGACTTCATCTTAGATTTTAAAAAGATCGCAGACTTCTAA
- a CDS encoding DNA polymerase III subunit gamma/tau, with protein MEKKKVEQFIIPPVYFKNGGYSIVEVQSPKSKIESSVATENQTSPAVTENQTSVSQPQQVAETPKVQTPEAPTTESNGAPKVSAFSLASIRKKKEMEASGKTYVKPTTAYLTEEFNETDMRLHWNKYAERLGQKGLKIMESILLISDPVLNGTTISYELPNEGSKLDFEGQMNGLLGHLKGHLHNHDITIEVIVNEEIKAVRALNDQDRYNRFLEINPNIELLRTTFGLDINL; from the coding sequence ATGGAGAAAAAAAAAGTTGAGCAATTCATAATTCCACCCGTTTACTTTAAAAACGGAGGCTATTCTATTGTTGAAGTCCAAAGTCCAAAGTCCAAAATAGAAAGTTCTGTAGCAACTGAGAATCAAACTTCTCCAGCTGTAACAGAAAACCAAACTTCTGTTTCTCAACCACAACAAGTTGCAGAAACTCCAAAAGTTCAGACTCCAGAAGCTCCAACAACAGAATCAAACGGCGCTCCTAAGGTTTCTGCTTTTTCTCTTGCTAGTATCCGCAAGAAAAAAGAAATGGAAGCCAGCGGCAAGACGTATGTTAAACCTACCACTGCTTATTTAACTGAAGAATTTAACGAAACCGATATGCGCCTACACTGGAACAAATATGCGGAACGTTTAGGACAAAAAGGCCTTAAGATTATGGAATCGATTCTATTGATTAGCGATCCTGTTCTGAATGGCACAACAATTTCTTATGAACTGCCAAATGAAGGTTCTAAATTGGATTTTGAGGGGCAGATGAATGGTTTATTAGGACATTTAAAAGGTCACTTACATAATCATGATATTACAATTGAAGTAATTGTAAACGAAGAGATTAAAGCAGTAAGAGCTCTTAACGATCAAGATCGATACAATCGTTTCTTAGAAATCAATCCAAATATAGAACTTTTGCGTACTACATTTGGATTGGATATAAATCTTTAA
- a CDS encoding TMEM175 family protein, which yields MNKGRLEAFSDGVLAIIITIMILEIKAPEGHQFEDLKPLIPKFLSYILSFIYVGIYWNNHHYLLHGLSKVNGKVLWSNLHFLFWLSLIPVSTAWMGEHNFEKATMSLYGAILFLSAISYVILQYTIMCSEGDDSALRKVLKKDFKGKISLVLYVIGIVAAFYNQWISGAAYFIVAMLWLIPDKRIERVFASNE from the coding sequence ATGAACAAAGGTAGACTAGAAGCTTTTAGTGATGGTGTTTTGGCAATCATTATAACCATTATGATTTTGGAAATCAAAGCGCCAGAAGGACATCAGTTTGAAGATTTAAAACCGCTTATTCCTAAATTTTTAAGTTATATTTTAAGTTTTATCTATGTTGGAATATACTGGAATAATCACCATTATTTATTGCATGGATTGTCAAAAGTAAACGGAAAAGTGTTGTGGAGTAATCTGCACTTTCTGTTCTGGCTTTCACTAATTCCTGTTTCTACCGCTTGGATGGGAGAACATAATTTTGAGAAAGCGACAATGTCGCTTTATGGTGCCATTCTATTTTTGTCTGCAATTTCATATGTAATATTGCAGTACACGATTATGTGTAGTGAAGGTGATGATTCTGCTTTGAGAAAAGTGCTTAAAAAAGATTTTAAAGGTAAAATTTCTTTGGTTTTATATGTAATTGGAATTGTTGCCGCATTTTATAATCAATGGATTTCTGGCGCTGCATATTTTATTGTGGCAATGTTGTGGCTTATTCCAGACAAAAGAATCGAGAGAGTTTTTGCTTCTAACGAATAA